A window of the Sporosarcina sp. FSL K6-2383 genome harbors these coding sequences:
- a CDS encoding GntR family transcriptional regulator, whose protein sequence is MTTKYNMVKRAVKSKIIDGTYTPNQKISSESELMKEFGVSRHTVRLAIGDLVLEGWLYREQGSGTFCADRSKMTNNQGVSSQKSIAIVTTYLSDYIFPSIIRGAESRLSDEGYQVSIFSTNNNHENERNILEKILSQQFDGVIVEPTKSAYSNPNITYYLNLEHLSIPYIMINAYYDELEPISIVMDDEKGGFLQAEHLIKLGHKEIVGCFKTDDTQGIKRMKGFLKAHRQNNVPINPSYIITYNTEEKDTKPVEELEKILIENNKSITGLVCYNDELAMKFMDLLRMKNIKVPDDISIVGHDDSLLADISEVKLTSVMHPKSEMGVFAADTIIGLVKSRNSNVDTFNANSKIYEPELMVRSSTKKVNHL, encoded by the coding sequence ATGACAACTAAATATAATATGGTGAAAAGAGCAGTGAAATCGAAAATTATTGATGGGACATACACGCCAAATCAAAAAATTAGTTCAGAAAGCGAATTAATGAAAGAGTTTGGTGTCAGCCGCCATACAGTTAGGCTGGCTATTGGAGATTTAGTACTTGAGGGATGGTTGTATCGGGAGCAAGGTTCTGGAACGTTTTGTGCAGATAGAAGCAAAATGACTAATAACCAAGGAGTAAGTTCTCAAAAAAGTATTGCAATCGTCACAACCTATCTTTCGGATTACATATTCCCATCTATTATAAGAGGTGCGGAATCTAGGCTCAGTGATGAGGGGTATCAAGTTAGTATATTTAGTACAAATAATAATCATGAGAATGAACGAAATATATTAGAAAAAATACTGTCTCAACAATTTGACGGCGTTATTGTTGAGCCGACTAAAAGTGCATATTCAAACCCTAATATTACTTATTACTTAAACCTTGAACATCTTTCAATTCCTTACATTATGATTAACGCTTACTATGATGAATTAGAGCCGATAAGTATTGTAATGGACGATGAAAAAGGTGGATTTTTACAAGCGGAGCACTTAATTAAATTAGGCCATAAAGAGATTGTGGGTTGTTTTAAAACTGATGATACACAAGGGATAAAGCGAATGAAAGGTTTTTTGAAGGCACATCGGCAAAATAATGTACCAATAAATCCTTCATACATTATCACTTATAATACGGAGGAAAAAGATACAAAACCTGTTGAAGAATTAGAGAAGATCCTAATCGAAAATAATAAATCTATTACGGGTTTAGTTTGTTACAATGACGAGCTAGCAATGAAATTCATGGACCTATTACGAATGAAAAATATTAAAGTGCCAGATGATATATCTATTGTAGGACATGATGATTCCTTATTAGCGGATATATCAGAAGTGAAGTTAACTTCTGTTATGCATCCGAAAAGCGAGATGGGCGTGTTTGCTGCTGATACAATCATCGGTTTAGTTAAGTCGAGAAATAGCAATGTAGACACTTTTAATGCAAATTCAAAAATATATGAGCCAGAGCTTATGGTTAGAAGTTCGACAAAGAAAGTAAATCATTTGTAG
- the chvE gene encoding multiple monosaccharide ABC transporter substrate-binding protein — MKKLSWIVLMLILAISLVACGNDGDKDAGGDKKTVGLAMPTKSSERWVKDGDNMKEKFEELGYKVDMQYAEDVVENQVAQIENMITKKVDILVIASIDGEALTEVLNKAENQGIPVISYDRLIMNSDHVSYYATFDNFEVGVLQGRYIEEQLGLENEAGPFNIELFAGSPDDNNAYFFWDGAMSILQPYIDEGKLVVRSGQTDFKQGATLRWDGSLAQERMDNLLSAHYSGEKIDVIYSPFDGISRGVISSLKAVGYGSGNNPMPIVTGQDAELASIKSIIAGEQTQTIFKDTRALAEKAVDMADSVLKGEEPEINDTETYDNGKKVVPSYLLVPISVDESNYQKVLVESGYFSDADLK; from the coding sequence ATGAAAAAACTTAGTTGGATTGTGTTGATGTTAATTCTGGCTATTTCTTTAGTCGCTTGTGGAAATGATGGAGATAAGGATGCCGGGGGAGATAAAAAGACTGTTGGGTTGGCAATGCCAACAAAATCCTCTGAAAGATGGGTAAAAGATGGGGATAATATGAAGGAGAAATTTGAAGAGTTAGGCTATAAAGTCGATATGCAATATGCAGAAGATGTTGTGGAAAATCAGGTTGCTCAAATTGAAAATATGATTACAAAGAAAGTAGATATTCTGGTAATCGCATCAATTGATGGTGAAGCACTTACAGAAGTATTGAATAAGGCTGAAAACCAGGGGATTCCAGTAATTTCTTATGATCGCTTGATCATGAATAGTGATCATGTGAGTTACTATGCTACGTTCGATAACTTTGAGGTTGGTGTATTACAAGGTAGGTATATTGAAGAACAATTGGGATTAGAAAATGAAGCGGGTCCTTTCAATATTGAACTATTTGCTGGCTCTCCCGATGATAATAATGCCTATTTCTTCTGGGATGGCGCAATGTCGATACTCCAACCTTATATCGACGAAGGTAAACTAGTTGTTCGTAGTGGACAAACTGATTTCAAACAAGGGGCTACATTACGTTGGGATGGTTCATTGGCGCAGGAACGGATGGATAATTTGTTAAGTGCTCATTACTCTGGAGAGAAAATTGACGTTATCTATTCTCCGTTTGATGGTATAAGTCGTGGTGTTATTTCCTCACTTAAAGCTGTTGGTTATGGTTCAGGTAATAATCCAATGCCAATTGTTACAGGGCAAGATGCTGAACTTGCTTCTATTAAATCAATTATTGCTGGGGAACAAACTCAAACAATCTTTAAGGATACAAGAGCGTTGGCAGAGAAGGCAGTTGACATGGCAGACTCTGTGCTTAAAGGAGAAGAGCCGGAAATTAATGATACGGAAACTTATGATAATGGGAAAAAAGTTGTCCCGTCATACTTGTTAGTACCTATATCTGTAGATGAAAGTAACTATCAAAAGGTTCTTGTTGAGTCAGGATATTTTTCAGATGCTGATTTAAAATAA